A genomic window from Ananas comosus cultivar F153 linkage group 22, ASM154086v1, whole genome shotgun sequence includes:
- the LOC109727682 gene encoding haloacid dehalogenase-like hydrolase domain-containing protein Sgpp, with product MSTLSNNHTPESSLAKLAPLEAVLFDIDGTLCDSDPLHYLAFRELLLEIGYNNGNPIDEEFFIKNIAGRSDTDAARNLFPDWDREKAMKFLDDKEALYRKLAPKQLVAVNGLNKICKWVSDRGLKRAAVTNAPRANAELMISILGLTDFFQAVVIGSECERAKPAPDPYLKALKELDASPQHAFVFEDSPSGIKAGVAAGMPVIGLATRNPEKSLLEAGAVFLIKDYEDPKLWMALEELERVEAKLKE from the exons atgTCTACCTTATCAAACAATCACACACCTGAGAG CTCTCTCGCTAAACTCGCTCCGCTTGAGGCGGTGTTATTTGATATCGATGGAACCTTATGTGATTCGGACCCTCTTCATTACCTGGCGTTCCGCGAATTGCTTTTAGAG ATTGGGTACAATAATGGCAACCCGATCGATGAAGAGTTCTTTATTAAGAACATTGCTGGAAGAAGCGACACGGATGCGGCTCGCAACTTGTTTCCCGACTGGGATCGTGAGAAGGCCATGAAATTCCTCGATGACAAGGAAGCCCTTTATCGGAA GTTGGCGCCTAAACAGCTGGTGGCGGTAAATGGTCTCAACAAGATATGCAAATGGGTCAGCGACCGAGGCCTGAAGCGCGCGGCGGTGACTAACGCTCCGAGGGCTAACGCCGAGCTCATGATCTCGATCCTCGGTCTCACCGACTTCTTCCAGGCCGTAGTAATCGGAAGCGAATGCGAGCGCGCGAAACCGGCCCCTGATCCTTACCTAAAGGCCCTGAAGGAACTCGATGCTTCCCCTCAACACGCCTTTGTCTTTGAG GATTCGCCGTCGGGAATAAAAGCCGGTGTCGCCGCGGGGATGCCGGTGATTGGCTTGGCGACGAGGAACCCAGAAAAATCATTACTTGAAGCAGGAGCAGTGTTCCTTATAAAAGATTATGAGGATCCAAAGCTTTGGATGGCTCTTGAAGAGCTTGAGAGAGTGGAAGCTAAGTTGAAGGAGTAG
- the LOC109727226 gene encoding haloacid dehalogenase-like hydrolase domain-containing protein Sgpp: MESSLSKLAPLEAVLFDIDGTLCDSDPFHYYAYRELLQQIGFNDGIPITEEFGIKNIAGKSNEDVGRVLFPDSDQEKITKFFEEKEAMFCKLASEQLKGVNGLQKLCKWIGDRGLKRAAVTNAPRPNAELMISILGLTDFFQVVITGDECDRAKPFPDPYLRALKELDASPDHSLVFEDSVTGIKAGVAAGMPVVAVVLRGREKSLTDAGATILIKDYEDQKLWNALEQLERSVEAETKTEK, from the exons ATGGAAAG TTCTCTCTCCAAACTTGCTCCTCTAGAAGCAGTTCTGTTCGACATCGACGGAACCCTCTGTGATTCTGATCCTTTTCACTACTACGCTTACCGCGAACTGCTTCAGCAG ATTGGTTTCAACGATGGAATTCCGATAACCGAAGAATTCGGCATCAAGAACATAGCTGGGAAGTCGAACGAAGACGTCGGTCGCGTCCTTTTTCCTGATTCGGATCAAGAGAAGATCACGAAATTCTTCGAAGAGAAAGAAGCTATGTTCTGCAA ATTGGCATCTGAGCAGCTGAAGGGAGTAAATGGTTTGCAGAAACTGTGTAAATGGATCGGCGACCGAGGGCTGAAGCGAGCTGCGGTTACGAACGCGCCGCGACCGAATGCAGAGCTGATGATTTCGATTCTAGGCTTGACCGATTTCTTCCAGGTCGTGATTACCGGCGACGAGTGCGATCGAGCCAAACCATTTCCAGATCCTTATCTGAGGGCTCTCAAGGAGCTTGACGCGTCTCCGGACCACTCCCTTGTTTTCGAG GACTCCGTGACCGGAATAAAAGCCGGTGTGGCCGCGGGGATGCCCGTGGTCGCGGTGGTGTTGAGAGGCCGCGAGAAGTCGCTAACCGACGCAGGCGCAACGATTCTGATAAAGGATTATGAAGATCAAAAGCTCTGGAATGCACTTGAGCAGCTTGAAAGAAGTGTGGAAGCTGAAACTAAAACTGAGAAATAG